In one Streptomyces sp. T12 genomic region, the following are encoded:
- a CDS encoding glycosyl hydrolase has product MHPLADAPLFRDPIYDGAADPTAIWNRRTGEWWLVYTNRRTTAPGPGVSWVYGTDLGVAASADGGRTWNYRGTLTGLETEWGRNTFWAPEIVWHDGLYHMYVSYIQGIRDDWNGAASIRHYTSPDLIDWTHHGALDLGSDRVIDACVFPLPDGGWRMWFKDDTHGSLTCAADSPDLYHWRPTGLAVGHRPHEGPNVFELGGHYWMLVDEWRGQGVLRSDDLTTWEHRGLILDKPGSRPDDGTIGLHADVVVQGGTAYVFYFTHPGRVAPVTDDDGTYATRRSSLQVAVARVVDGTLRCDRDEPVRLDLLGAGAVGDTRTSVESDYWTGMRVRTSS; this is encoded by the coding sequence GTGCACCCCCTGGCCGACGCGCCACTCTTCCGCGACCCGATCTACGACGGGGCCGCCGACCCCACGGCCATCTGGAACCGCCGGACCGGCGAATGGTGGCTCGTGTACACCAACCGCCGCACCACCGCCCCCGGCCCAGGCGTCTCCTGGGTCTACGGCACCGACCTGGGTGTGGCCGCGTCCGCGGACGGCGGCCGCACCTGGAACTACCGGGGCACCCTGACCGGCCTGGAGACCGAATGGGGCCGCAACACCTTCTGGGCGCCGGAGATCGTCTGGCACGACGGGCTGTACCACATGTACGTCAGCTACATCCAAGGCATACGCGACGACTGGAACGGCGCCGCCTCCATTCGCCACTACACCAGCCCCGACCTGATCGACTGGACCCATCACGGGGCCCTGGACCTCGGCTCCGACCGGGTCATCGACGCCTGTGTGTTCCCGCTGCCGGACGGCGGCTGGCGCATGTGGTTCAAGGATGACACCCACGGCTCGCTGACCTGCGCCGCCGACAGTCCCGACCTGTACCACTGGCGGCCCACCGGCCTGGCGGTGGGCCATCGCCCGCACGAGGGCCCCAACGTCTTCGAGCTCGGCGGCCACTACTGGATGCTCGTCGACGAGTGGCGAGGCCAGGGCGTGCTGAGGTCCGACGACCTGACCACCTGGGAACACCGGGGACTGATCCTCGACAAGCCCGGCAGCCGCCCCGACGACGGGACCATCGGCCTCCACGCCGACGTGGTCGTCCAGGGCGGGACGGCGTACGTCTTCTACTTCACCCACCCGGGGCGCGTCGCCCCTGTCACCGACGACGACGGCACCTACGCGACCCGCCGTTCCTCCCTCCAGGTCGCCGTCGCACGGGTCGTCGACGGCACCCTGCGCTGCGACCGCGACGAGCCCGTACGGCTCGATCTGCTTGGGGCCGGAGCCGTGGGTGACACCCGGACATCGGTGGAGTCGGACTATTGGACCGGGATGCGGGTGAGAACCTCGTCCTGA
- a CDS encoding NAD(P)-dependent oxidoreductase, giving the protein MTSSPCLPHADALRAGLAGTTPGCVWADINTASPALKRRLDRTAGDAGIAFADVSLMATVPGKGLYTPMLVSGTGAGRYAELLGPLRLNVDVLDGPAGLAAERKLPRSVFYKGLAAAVVEALDAARAAGCEDWLPEIIAEELTRADPATLSRLVEGSHRHAVRRTAEMQAAADMLGDLGVPPLMATADRDLLHRLSRGCATGGPR; this is encoded by the coding sequence GTGACCTCCTCTCCATGTCTCCCCCACGCGGACGCCCTGCGGGCGGGCCTGGCCGGCACGACACCCGGCTGCGTCTGGGCCGACATCAACACCGCGTCACCCGCGTTGAAGCGACGCCTCGACAGGACCGCCGGGGACGCCGGCATCGCCTTCGCCGACGTGTCCTTGATGGCGACCGTGCCCGGGAAAGGGTTGTACACGCCGATGCTCGTCTCCGGGACGGGGGCCGGTCGCTACGCCGAACTGCTCGGTCCCCTCCGCCTGAACGTGGACGTCCTCGACGGGCCGGCCGGCCTGGCGGCCGAACGCAAGCTGCCGCGCAGCGTGTTCTACAAGGGCCTGGCGGCCGCCGTCGTCGAGGCACTGGACGCGGCCCGGGCCGCGGGCTGCGAGGACTGGCTGCCGGAGATCATCGCCGAGGAGCTCACCCGCGCGGACCCCGCCACCCTGAGCAGGCTCGTCGAGGGCAGCCACCGGCACGCCGTACGCCGGACCGCCGAGATGCAGGCCGCCGCGGACATGCTCGGTGACCTCGGTGTGCCCCCTTTGATGGCCACGGCCGACAGGGATCTGCTGCATCGGCTGTCTCGCGGTTGCGCCACAGGTGGACCTCGGTAA
- a CDS encoding HupE/UreJ family protein, with the protein MTGPRNWLTTALRLVAGIAIAVPAALLLGASPAAAHPMPHSVVELDVYQASVSARLELPTDDFSRASGIDLSDTTEATLSKRAKAIRTYLGRHIHPATTEGRAWQISVGDLSLSSTEQTSTGPYRELIAEAVLTPPTGADVRHFTFDYDVIVHQVITHTALVTVRQDWVAGQVDDAGATQVGTIRVDTRTMKVPALKVDLGEGSAWRGFLAMVKLGGDHILTGTDHLLFLLILLLPAPLAATAGRWSGLVGARSALARIGRITLAFTVGHSVALAATALGRLDIPGWPVEAFIALSILIGAVHAIRPLFPGREALVAGVFGLGHGMAFSFVLAEMHLSTGQLVTSLLGFNLGIELVQLLLVCLALPSLLVLARLRIQPMLRLVGALLTGTAALGWLADRLGLPNPIARAADSAGSHTTPMLAALTVTALAATAWTLATRRHARPGTAEPPAATGEPHDQDESVDTADSATAQSR; encoded by the coding sequence ATGACCGGACCGCGAAACTGGCTGACCACAGCACTGCGTCTGGTGGCCGGGATCGCGATCGCGGTACCGGCGGCGCTCCTCCTCGGGGCGTCGCCGGCCGCCGCGCATCCGATGCCGCACTCCGTGGTGGAACTCGATGTGTACCAGGCGTCGGTGAGCGCACGGCTGGAACTGCCGACCGACGACTTCTCCCGGGCCAGCGGGATCGACCTGAGCGACACCACCGAGGCCACGTTGTCCAAAAGGGCCAAGGCCATCCGGACCTACCTCGGCCGGCACATCCACCCGGCCACCACCGAGGGCAGAGCCTGGCAGATCAGCGTCGGCGACCTGAGCCTCAGCAGCACCGAGCAGACCTCCACCGGCCCCTACCGCGAGCTGATCGCCGAGGCCGTGCTCACCCCGCCGACCGGCGCCGACGTACGGCACTTCACCTTCGACTACGACGTCATCGTGCATCAAGTCATCACACACACAGCCCTGGTGACGGTACGTCAGGACTGGGTCGCCGGGCAGGTCGACGACGCGGGCGCCACCCAGGTCGGCACCATCCGGGTCGACACCCGGACCATGAAGGTCCCGGCCCTGAAGGTCGACCTCGGCGAAGGCAGCGCCTGGCGCGGCTTCCTCGCCATGGTGAAGCTGGGCGGCGACCACATCCTCACCGGCACCGACCATCTGCTCTTCCTGCTGATCCTGCTCCTGCCCGCGCCGCTCGCGGCCACCGCAGGACGGTGGAGCGGGCTGGTGGGCGCGCGGTCCGCGCTCGCCCGGATCGGCCGCATCACGCTCGCCTTCACCGTCGGGCACTCCGTCGCGCTGGCCGCGACCGCGCTCGGCCGCCTGGACATCCCGGGCTGGCCGGTCGAGGCGTTCATCGCGCTGAGTATCCTCATCGGCGCCGTCCACGCGATCCGCCCGCTGTTCCCCGGCCGTGAGGCACTCGTGGCCGGGGTCTTCGGGCTCGGTCACGGCATGGCGTTCTCCTTCGTCCTGGCCGAGATGCACCTGTCCACCGGACAGCTCGTGACCAGTCTTCTCGGCTTCAACCTCGGCATCGAGCTGGTCCAGCTCCTGCTGGTCTGCCTGGCACTGCCCTCGCTGCTGGTCCTCGCCCGCCTGCGCATCCAGCCCATGCTGCGACTGGTCGGCGCCCTGCTCACCGGCACGGCGGCGCTCGGCTGGCTGGCCGACCGCCTCGGTCTGCCCAACCCCATCGCCCGGGCAGCCGACAGCGCCGGATCCCACACCACGCCGATGCTTGCCGCCCTCACGGTGACAGCACTCGCCGCCACCGCCTGGACCCTGGCCACACGTCGGCACGCACGGCCCGGAACGGCCGAGCCACCGGCGGCGACAGGTGAGCCGCACGATCAGGACGAGTCGGTGGACACCGCCGACTCGGCGACGGCACAGAGTCGTTGA
- a CDS encoding DUF3500 domain-containing protein, translated as MSKQRTSRARNRRTWRVIAGVAAGAVLVGGGFVAANAATTTGDAQKSATGVHYPVNKKANGVAAVVSAANTFLNTLDSDQQAETLLDFSQENATAWSNLPCGGSCRPGIQTGSLSEVQLAALKNVLKVALGTGKDTGYEHVLQTLLADDQLAAAESSGSGPAAPTASASSDASADPSTTPSDAPTGAPPSGGTGGGAGGGYGSDIYFLAFLGTPSVDGTWQLHFGGHHLAVNITYKDGKVSGASPFFTGVEPTSWTADDGTTYAPLANFRDGLLKLTSSLSTEQLATAKLSESFSDVLLGPGEDGQFPETKEGIRASELSPKQQKLVLAAIHPWVAGVDDATAKKLMKTYARELNQTYVGYSGGTGLDTQGDYVRIDGPSVWIEFVCQNGFVYRDKVHYHTVYRDHTRDYGSEFSFS; from the coding sequence ATGAGCAAGCAGAGAACAAGTCGGGCCCGTAACCGACGGACTTGGCGAGTCATAGCCGGCGTGGCCGCCGGTGCGGTCCTCGTCGGGGGCGGGTTCGTGGCGGCCAACGCCGCGACGACCACCGGCGACGCACAGAAGTCGGCTACGGGTGTGCACTACCCGGTCAACAAGAAGGCCAACGGCGTCGCGGCCGTGGTCAGCGCGGCCAACACGTTCTTGAACACGCTGGACTCCGACCAGCAGGCGGAGACACTGCTGGACTTCAGCCAGGAGAACGCGACCGCCTGGTCGAACCTGCCGTGCGGCGGGTCCTGCCGGCCCGGCATCCAGACCGGCTCGCTGAGCGAGGTGCAGCTGGCCGCCCTGAAGAACGTGCTGAAGGTGGCCCTGGGGACCGGCAAGGACACCGGCTACGAGCACGTCCTGCAGACCCTCCTGGCCGACGACCAGCTGGCCGCGGCGGAGAGCTCCGGCTCCGGGCCTGCCGCGCCGACGGCCAGCGCATCGAGCGACGCCTCGGCGGACCCGAGCACCACGCCCAGTGACGCCCCGACGGGAGCCCCGCCGTCCGGCGGCACAGGCGGCGGCGCGGGCGGCGGGTACGGCAGCGACATCTACTTCCTGGCGTTCCTGGGCACCCCGTCGGTCGACGGCACCTGGCAGCTGCACTTCGGCGGCCACCACCTCGCCGTGAACATCACCTACAAGGACGGCAAGGTCTCCGGCGCAAGCCCGTTCTTCACCGGCGTGGAGCCCACCAGCTGGACCGCGGACGACGGCACCACCTACGCGCCGCTGGCGAACTTCCGCGACGGCCTGCTGAAGCTGACCAGCAGCCTGAGCACCGAGCAGCTGGCCACCGCCAAGCTGTCCGAGTCGTTCAGCGACGTGCTGCTCGGCCCGGGCGAGGACGGCCAGTTCCCGGAGACCAAGGAGGGCATCAGGGCCAGCGAGCTGTCGCCCAAGCAGCAGAAGCTGGTCCTGGCGGCGATCCACCCCTGGGTCGCGGGCGTGGACGACGCCACCGCGAAGAAGCTCATGAAGACGTACGCGCGTGAGCTGAACCAGACCTACGTCGGATACTCCGGCGGTACGGGCCTGGACACCCAGGGCGACTACGTCCGCATCGACGGCCCGAGCGTGTGGATCGAGTTCGTCTGCCAGAACGGCTTCGTCTACCGGGACAAGGTCCACTACCACACCGTGTACCGGGACCACACCCGCGACTACGGCAGCGAGTTCTCCTTCTCATGA
- a CDS encoding carbohydrate ABC transporter permease, whose translation MAMTRTPVRRVLDYTVLSVLAFVFVLPVLHLFLGSLKPSDEVLNGLSGFLPTRLPFDNYSAVLDSLNSDSTGCFWQFMGVSVLLAFVVVTGGLFVNSMAAYGLSRLKWRGREAVFTLVLLLMLIPFESVAVPLFHMFNGRRNTFFRRIPESIEEAARLDGARPWRTFFAIIVPMSKPVFASVAILTFLIQWGSFLWPVLMVSDPSVRPLPLEISVFQGQQPPRPGPDPRLRRPARPARPDGLRLLPALARPRRGQLRRPGLRAGGAGPRPSPPTPALPGRRPCRDARPFRRLKPR comes from the coding sequence ATGGCCATGACCCGCACCCCCGTCCGCCGCGTCCTCGACTACACCGTCCTGAGCGTCCTGGCGTTCGTCTTCGTCCTGCCCGTCCTCCATCTCTTCCTGGGCAGCCTCAAGCCGTCCGACGAGGTCCTGAACGGACTGTCCGGTTTTCTGCCCACCCGTCTGCCGTTCGACAACTACTCCGCCGTGCTCGACAGTCTGAACTCCGACAGCACCGGCTGCTTCTGGCAGTTCATGGGCGTCTCGGTGCTGCTGGCGTTCGTGGTGGTGACGGGCGGACTGTTCGTCAACTCGATGGCGGCTTACGGCCTGTCGCGGCTGAAGTGGCGCGGCCGGGAAGCCGTCTTCACCCTCGTCCTGCTGCTGATGCTGATCCCGTTCGAGTCGGTGGCCGTCCCGCTCTTCCACATGTTCAACGGCCGGCGCAACACGTTCTTCCGGAGGATCCCGGAGAGCATCGAGGAAGCCGCCCGGCTGGACGGCGCCAGACCCTGGCGCACCTTCTTCGCGATCATCGTCCCGATGTCGAAGCCGGTGTTCGCCTCGGTCGCGATCCTCACCTTCCTCATCCAGTGGGGCTCCTTCCTGTGGCCGGTCCTGATGGTGTCCGACCCCTCGGTGCGCCCCCTCCCCCTGGAGATCAGCGTCTTTCAGGGCCAGCAGCCCCCCCGACCGGGGCCAGATCCTCGCCTTCGGCGTCCTGCTCGTCCTGCCCGTCCTGATGGTCTTCGCCTTCTTCCAGCGCTGGCTCGTCCAAGGCGTGGCCAGCTCCGCCGTCCAGGGCTGAGAGCAGGGGGAGCCGGCCCTCGCCCCTCGCCGCCTACGCCGGCTTTGCCGGGACGGCGGCCTTGTCGTGACGCGCGCCCGTTTCGGCGGCTGAAGCCGCGCTGA
- a CDS encoding carbohydrate ABC transporter permease yields MGRLQIPGELYEAAELDRANRRQQFRHVTLPGIRGTPVFVALLTSVMSFRIFDQVHILIHDGGLAEDATRTVMYQAVTTAFDQNNIGQASAITVAFFLIVFFLIVFFLIVFFLIVLVLTIVQRHVVRPENED; encoded by the coding sequence CTGGGGCGCCTTCAGATCCCCGGTGAGCTGTACGAGGCCGCCGAGCTGGACCGCGCGAACCGCCGGCAGCAGTTCCGGCATGTCACCCTGCCCGGCATCCGCGGCACGCCGGTCTTCGTCGCGCTGCTGACATCAGTGATGTCCTTCCGGATCTTCGACCAGGTGCACATCCTCATCCACGACGGAGGCCTGGCCGAGGACGCCACCCGCACGGTGATGTACCAGGCCGTCACCACCGCCTTCGACCAGAACAACATCGGTCAGGCGTCCGCGATCACCGTCGCCTTCTTCCTGATCGTCTTCTTCCTGATCGTCTTCTTCCTGATCGTCTTCTTCCTGATCGTCCTCGTCCTGACGATCGTCCAGCGCCACGTCGTCCGGCCCGAGAACGAGGACTGA
- a CDS encoding cytochrome P450: MTTPTHLSAADVREPLPLAQVDLADLDNFTDGITPWRMFHTLRHEDPVHWQPEQAPNSGFWAVTRHADIARVDRDAETFTSTKFVNLEEVDEDQIRKRASILELDGVRHRALRSVIQRQFGAGVINSYTDFLRGLTARTLDAALAKGTFDFVKEVSADFPINVLARLLDVPPEDNQQLIDWGNRIIGNTDPDYADVLLHSAESEKYRDLPFRSPASLEVFEYGRELARQRRGGDGTDLVSKLVNTTPRDGIPLSAQDFDNYFLLLVVAGNETTRHTISHSMLALLQHPEQLARLKDDPSLIPTAVEEFLRWASPVYHFRRTATQDVELGGKRIKEGDKVVMWYASGNRDEEVFGNPYDFDVARRSNDHVTFGKGSPHLCLGNLLARTEIRIMFEELIPRIADIRLAGDVPRVRSNFVNGIKKLPVEVTLA, from the coding sequence ATGACCACCCCGACCCACCTCTCCGCCGCCGATGTGCGCGAGCCGCTGCCGCTGGCGCAGGTCGATCTCGCCGACCTGGACAACTTCACCGACGGGATCACCCCCTGGCGGATGTTCCACACGCTGCGCCACGAGGACCCGGTGCACTGGCAGCCCGAGCAGGCCCCCAACTCCGGCTTCTGGGCGGTGACCCGGCACGCGGACATCGCACGTGTCGACCGGGACGCCGAGACTTTCACCTCCACCAAGTTCGTGAACCTGGAAGAGGTGGACGAGGACCAGATCCGCAAACGCGCCTCGATCCTGGAGCTGGACGGCGTCCGCCACCGAGCCCTGCGCAGCGTCATCCAGCGCCAGTTCGGCGCCGGGGTCATCAACAGCTACACCGACTTCCTGCGCGGCCTGACCGCCAGGACCCTGGACGCGGCCCTGGCGAAGGGCACGTTCGACTTCGTCAAGGAGGTCTCCGCGGACTTCCCCATCAACGTGCTGGCCCGGCTCCTCGACGTACCGCCCGAGGACAACCAACAGCTCATCGACTGGGGCAACCGGATCATCGGCAACACCGACCCCGACTACGCCGACGTGCTCCTGCACAGCGCCGAGAGCGAGAAGTACCGCGATCTGCCCTTCCGCTCCCCCGCCTCGCTGGAGGTCTTCGAGTACGGCCGGGAGCTGGCCCGGCAGCGGCGCGGCGGCGACGGCACCGACCTGGTGTCCAAGCTCGTCAACACCACCCCCCGCGACGGCATCCCGCTGTCCGCGCAGGACTTCGACAACTACTTCCTGCTCCTGGTGGTGGCCGGCAACGAGACCACCCGGCACACCATCTCCCACTCCATGCTGGCCCTCCTCCAGCACCCCGAGCAACTGGCCCGCCTCAAGGACGACCCCTCTCTGATCCCCACGGCGGTCGAGGAGTTCCTGCGCTGGGCCTCCCCCGTCTACCACTTCCGCCGCACCGCGACCCAGGACGTCGAACTCGGGGGCAAGCGGATCAAGGAGGGCGACAAGGTCGTCATGTGGTATGCCTCCGGCAACCGCGACGAGGAGGTCTTCGGCAACCCGTACGACTTCGACGTGGCCCGCCGGAGCAACGACCACGTCACCTTCGGCAAGGGCAGCCCCCACCTGTGCCTGGGCAACCTGCTCGCTCGCACCGAGATCCGCATCATGTTCGAGGAACTGATCCCGCGGATCGCCGACATCCGCCTGGCCGGCGACGTGCCGCGCGTCCGCTCGAACTTCGTCAACGGCATCAAGAAGCTGCCGGTCGAGGTCACGCTCGCCTGA
- a CDS encoding glutamine synthetase family protein, with the protein MSAQDLSEVRRHMERLTADGIDVVRVTYPDLIGTDRARDVLVEALPRAVEHGLAFCRAVYHTSPQGDVVPVGGGLDAGLPDICVRPDLSTLTRLPWEPGVAACLADVVDPATGVPAPESPRDLLRSVLGRCEENGLSPIVGPELEYFLCDPDPAGGWQRYGADPGVVYTAGLRADPDNHLLRTLRHVHGLGLGVVSGNHEFDGGQFEINLLHSEALSAADRAFRFKAAIKELARREGRLATFMAKPFNDAGGSGFHLHLSCTGPDGRNTFDDPNGTHGLSATARHAIAGVLAHAPALAALLNPTVNSYKRFGPDTLAPWLIDWGLDNRSTMVRVPPERGSGARLELRLGDASANPYLAVAATAAAALLGVLAGEEPPAPLEGYGYDPAKAAVLPMDLPTALDALEADTDLAGLLGKDFTTSYLTYKRNEVERFQRHVTDWEFNEYAYHL; encoded by the coding sequence GTGAGCGCTCAAGACCTGTCAGAAGTCCGCCGCCACATGGAGCGGCTCACCGCCGACGGCATCGACGTGGTGCGGGTGACGTATCCCGACCTGATCGGCACGGACCGGGCCCGGGACGTGCTGGTCGAGGCGCTGCCCCGGGCCGTGGAACACGGCCTCGCCTTCTGCCGTGCCGTCTACCACACCAGTCCCCAGGGTGACGTGGTCCCGGTCGGCGGCGGCCTCGACGCCGGCCTGCCGGACATCTGCGTACGGCCGGACCTGTCCACCCTGACCAGGCTCCCCTGGGAGCCCGGCGTCGCCGCCTGTCTCGCCGACGTCGTCGACCCGGCCACCGGGGTTCCGGCCCCCGAGTCACCGCGCGATCTGCTGCGCTCGGTCCTCGGCCGGTGCGAGGAGAACGGACTGAGCCCGATCGTCGGACCCGAGCTGGAGTACTTCCTGTGCGACCCGGATCCGGCGGGCGGCTGGCAGCGCTACGGCGCCGACCCCGGCGTCGTCTACACGGCCGGCCTGCGCGCCGACCCCGACAACCACCTGCTGCGCACCCTTCGGCACGTCCACGGCCTGGGCCTCGGCGTGGTGAGCGGGAACCACGAGTTCGACGGCGGACAGTTCGAGATCAACCTGCTCCACTCCGAAGCCCTCTCGGCCGCCGACCGGGCGTTCCGCTTCAAGGCCGCGATCAAGGAGCTGGCCCGGCGTGAGGGCAGGCTCGCCACCTTCATGGCGAAACCCTTCAACGACGCCGGCGGCTCCGGCTTCCACCTGCACCTCTCCTGCACCGGCCCCGACGGCCGCAACACCTTCGACGACCCCAACGGCACCCACGGCCTGTCGGCCACCGCCCGGCACGCGATCGCGGGCGTACTGGCCCACGCACCCGCCCTGGCGGCACTGCTCAACCCGACGGTGAACTCCTACAAGCGCTTCGGCCCCGACACGCTCGCCCCCTGGCTGATCGACTGGGGCCTGGACAACCGGAGCACGATGGTCCGCGTCCCGCCCGAGCGGGGCTCCGGCGCCCGGCTGGAACTGCGCCTCGGGGACGCGAGCGCCAACCCCTACCTGGCCGTCGCCGCCACCGCCGCCGCCGCGCTCCTGGGCGTCCTCGCCGGAGAGGAACCCCCCGCCCCTCTGGAGGGCTACGGCTACGACCCCGCCAAGGCGGCCGTGCTGCCGATGGACCTGCCCACCGCGCTCGACGCCCTGGAGGCCGACACCGACCTGGCCGGGCTGCTCGGGAAGGACTTCACCACCTCCTACCTCACCTACAAGCGCAACGAGGTCGAACGCTTCCAACGGCACGTCACCGACTGGGAGTTCAACGAGTACGCCTACCACCTGTGA
- a CDS encoding ferredoxin: MKVVVDMNKCQDHGQCVFAAPDVFSMDDTGHLLYVSDPDDALRDEVEEAADVCPLQAIRIEG, translated from the coding sequence ATGAAGGTCGTCGTCGACATGAACAAGTGCCAGGACCACGGCCAGTGCGTCTTCGCGGCCCCGGACGTCTTCTCCATGGACGACACCGGGCACCTGCTCTACGTCTCCGACCCCGACGACGCACTGCGCGACGAGGTCGAGGAGGCCGCCGACGTGTGTCCGTTGCAGGCCATCCGGATCGAGGGCTGA
- a CDS encoding NAD(P)/FAD-dependent oxidoreductase: MTATIVVAGGSMGGLRAAEQLRAAGWTGAVTVVGDEPHMPYNRPPLSKEVLAGKAPFESLAFTPRAAAADVEWRLGTKVVSARLAERTVTLDDGSTLSYDGLVVATGMRPRRLRCPGPLTGRHTVRSLADAQGLRDELTRPDARVVVVGAGFIGCEVAATAVGLGVREVTVVDPLPLPMAGPLGELLGRALLRRHEERGVRFRLGTSVAGFEGEDRVTGVVLGDGGVLPADVVVESVGSVANVEWLAGNDLDLSDGVLTCGRLRVGGRPEVVAVGDVARFPNARYDAVPRRVEHWSIPTDTAKHAAKTLAAHLAGAETDPAPFAPLPTFWSDQHDFRLQSFGAPALGLDDVRVLDGDPSGDVLVGYHTGGLLVGVVALGGQAAAMGAARYRAQLLKQPALTA; this comes from the coding sequence ATGACCGCAACGATCGTCGTCGCGGGCGGCTCGATGGGCGGGCTGCGGGCCGCCGAGCAACTGCGTGCGGCGGGTTGGACCGGGGCCGTCACCGTCGTCGGCGACGAGCCCCACATGCCCTACAACAGGCCTCCCCTGTCCAAGGAGGTCCTGGCCGGCAAGGCTCCCTTCGAGTCGCTCGCCTTCACCCCGAGGGCGGCCGCCGCCGACGTGGAATGGCGGCTCGGCACGAAGGTCGTCTCCGCCCGGCTCGCCGAGCGGACCGTCACACTCGACGACGGCTCGACGCTGTCGTACGACGGTCTCGTCGTCGCCACCGGCATGCGCCCCCGGCGTCTGCGCTGCCCCGGCCCGCTCACCGGCCGTCACACGGTCCGCTCCCTCGCCGACGCCCAGGGACTGCGGGACGAGCTCACCCGTCCCGACGCGCGCGTGGTCGTGGTGGGTGCCGGGTTCATCGGCTGCGAAGTCGCCGCCACGGCCGTAGGGCTGGGCGTGCGTGAGGTGACCGTCGTCGATCCGCTGCCCCTGCCCATGGCCGGACCGCTCGGCGAACTGCTCGGCCGGGCGTTGCTGCGACGGCACGAGGAGCGCGGGGTGCGCTTCCGGCTCGGCACCTCGGTCGCCGGATTCGAGGGCGAGGACCGGGTCACCGGGGTCGTCCTGGGTGACGGCGGCGTGCTGCCCGCCGATGTGGTGGTCGAGTCGGTCGGCTCGGTCGCCAACGTCGAGTGGCTGGCGGGCAACGACCTCGACCTGTCCGACGGAGTGCTCACCTGCGGGCGGTTGCGGGTCGGCGGTAGGCCGGAGGTGGTCGCCGTCGGCGATGTCGCCCGCTTCCCCAACGCCCGCTACGACGCCGTGCCCCGCCGGGTCGAACACTGGTCGATCCCGACCGATACCGCCAAGCACGCGGCGAAGACCCTCGCCGCCCATCTCGCCGGTGCCGAGACCGACCCGGCGCCCTTCGCGCCCCTGCCCACCTTCTGGAGCGACCAGCACGACTTCCGGTTGCAGTCCTTCGGAGCGCCGGCGCTCGGCCTCGACGACGTCCGAGTGCTCGACGGCGACCCGTCGGGAGACGTCCTGGTCGGCTACCACACCGGCGGCCTACTGGTCGGTGTCGTCGCGCTCGGCGGCCAGGCCGCCGCGATGGGCGCCGCCCGCTACCGCGCCCAGCTGCTGAAGCAGCCCGCCCTCACCGCGTAA
- a CDS encoding acetoacetate decarboxylase family protein has translation MSSVRGYLFPKTASGASSLIPSPPWRYSGDLLTVEYRTDPARVRELLPEPLEPADEDPGAVALIWADWQSCAGAGDELLDPVLSQYKEAFAVVRCKYRGQTYTRCVYIWVDKDFAIARGLHQGYPKKLGSIHQTRPHPYGPAPRIEAGARFGATLAAADRRLAQAVVTLREPSETNGFVNAHPMAHHRWLPSIENGKGLALDELIESGAASFEGGRPWVGEAELELFEAPTEELARLEIREPIAAYYRQVGVVWDGGRLLESGTSGAE, from the coding sequence ATGTCCTCAGTCCGTGGTTACCTCTTCCCCAAGACGGCGAGCGGTGCCTCGTCTCTGATTCCCTCGCCGCCGTGGCGCTACTCCGGTGACCTGCTCACCGTCGAGTACCGGACCGACCCGGCACGGGTGCGTGAACTGCTGCCCGAGCCACTGGAGCCGGCCGACGAGGATCCGGGTGCGGTCGCCCTGATCTGGGCCGACTGGCAGTCGTGCGCCGGGGCCGGTGACGAGCTGCTCGACCCTGTGCTCTCCCAGTACAAGGAGGCGTTCGCGGTCGTCCGCTGCAAGTACCGGGGGCAGACCTACACGCGGTGCGTGTACATCTGGGTCGACAAGGACTTCGCCATCGCGCGCGGTCTGCACCAGGGCTATCCGAAGAAGCTCGGATCCATCCACCAGACGCGGCCCCATCCCTACGGCCCCGCGCCGCGCATCGAGGCGGGGGCGCGATTCGGCGCGACGCTCGCCGCCGCGGACCGGCGTCTCGCCCAGGCGGTGGTCACGCTGCGGGAGCCGTCGGAGACGAACGGGTTCGTCAACGCGCACCCCATGGCGCACCACCGGTGGCTGCCGTCGATCGAGAACGGCAAGGGGCTCGCGCTGGACGAGCTGATCGAGTCCGGGGCCGCGTCCTTCGAGGGCGGCCGACCGTGGGTGGGCGAAGCGGAGTTGGAGCTGTTCGAGGCGCCCACCGAGGAGCTGGCCCGGCTGGAGATCCGGGAACCCATCGCCGCGTACTACCGCCAGGTCGGCGTGGTGTGGGACGGCGGCCGGCTGCTGGAGTCCGGTACGTCCGGAGCCGAGTAA